In Apium graveolens cultivar Ventura chromosome 10, ASM990537v1, whole genome shotgun sequence, the following are encoded in one genomic region:
- the LOC141689624 gene encoding splicing factor U2af small subunit B-like yields MAEHLASIFGTEKDRVNCPFYFKIGACRHGDRCSRLHTKPSISPTLLLSNMYQRPDMITPGVDPQGQPLDPRKIQDHFEDFYEDLFEELSKYGELESLNICDNLADHMVGNVYAQFREEEHAAAAVQSLTGRFYAGRPIIVDFSPVTDFREATCRQYEENVCNRGGYCNFMHLKKISRELRRQLFGKNRRGRSRSRSRSPQHNRGYDERPHGGGGGGRGYGRRGDYADHRQNDRGRRPRSRSPGRRGGRSRSPGGKRNRSPVREGSAERRAKIEQWNRERDQAETGNKSGNDYSNDDHNSDGGNGNAHNKEQYYDPHQKRQNGPDDGGYSN; encoded by the exons ATGGCTGAACATCTAGCTTCAATTTTTGGTACGGAGAAGGACAGAGTGAACTGCCCTTTCTACTTCAAGATCGGTGCTTGTCGACACGGAGATCGATGTTCTAGGCTTCACACCAAGCCTAGTATTAGCCCTACTCTCCTTCTCTCTAATATGTATCAGCGCCCTGATATGATTACTCCTGGTGTTGATCCTCAGGGCCAGCCTCTCGATCCTCGCAAAATCCAAGACCACTTCGAg GATTTTTATGAGGACTTGTTTGAGGAGCTAAGCAAGTATGGTGAACTTGAGAGCTTGAACATTTGTGACAATCTCGCTGACCACATG GTGGGGAATGTTTATGCTCAGTTTAGAGAGGAGGAACATGCTGCAGCTGCTGTGCAGAGCCTCACTGGAAGATTCTATGCAG GGCGTCCCATCATTGTTGACTTCTCTCCTGTGACGGACTTTCGTGAAGCTACCTGTAGGCAGTACGAGGAAAATGTATGTAATCGAGGTGGCTACTGCAACTTCATGCATCTAAAAAAGATTAGCAG GGAGCTGCGAAGACAGCTATTTGGAAAGAACAGAAGGGGACGAAGTCGTAGCAGAAGCCGCAGCCCTCAGCATAACCGAGGCTATGATGAACGTCCGCATGGTGGTGGTGGTGGCGGCCGTGGTTATGGTCGAAGAGGTGATTATGCTGATCACCGTCAAAATGATCGAGGCAGGAGACCTAGAAGTAGGAGCCCCGGGAGAAGAGGTGGAAGGAGTAGGAGTCCTGGGGGCAAAAGAAATAGGAGTCCTGTTAGGGAAGGCAGTGCTGAGAGAAGGGCAAAAATTGAGCAGTGGAACAGGGAAAGGGATCAAGCAGAAACTGGAAACAAGAGTGGTAATGATTACAGTAATGATGACCACAATAGTGACGGCGGCAATGGAAATGCCCATAACAAAGAGCAATACTATGACCCCCACCAGAAGCGACAGAATGGACCAGATGATGGAGGTTACAGCAACTGA